Proteins encoded together in one Benincasa hispida cultivar B227 chromosome 1, ASM972705v1, whole genome shotgun sequence window:
- the LOC120086487 gene encoding MAPK kinase substrate protein At1g80180-like, protein MEGLQRSAVSFRRQGSSGLVWDDRFLSGELKQTAAASEKESEENQEAKSTTAAVEPISITIERSRSNGGRGYRTGKVSPAIEPPSPKVSACGFCSAFGKPTKKSRRTKTGKRRSR, encoded by the coding sequence ATGGAGGGTTTGCAGAGATCTGCAGTTTCTTTCCGGCGGCAAGGCTCATCGGGACTGGTCTGGGACGACCGGTTTTTGTCCGGCGAGTTGAAGCAAACGGCCGCCGCGTCGGAGAAAGAATCGGAAGAGAATCAAGAGGCGAAATCAACGACGGCGGCGGTGGAGCCGATCAGTATTACGATCGAGAGAAGCCGATCCAACGGTGGCCGTGGGTACCGGACTGGGAAGGTGTCGCCGGCGATTGAGCCACCGTCGCCGAAGGTCTCGGCCTGTGGATTCTGCAGTGCGTTTGGGAAACCAACGAAGAAGAGTCGCCGGACGAAAACTGGTAAGCGTAGATCGCGGTAA